In Candidatus Zymogenus saltonus, the DNA window ACAAAAAATTATCTGCAGATCCTATATACACTAAACCTTCAACTACTGAGGGAGAAGAAAGTATTTTTTCTCCTGTCTCAAATCGCCGAAAACCGCATCTTATCTCTTGTTCTTTTTCTTGACTTTCTTGGGATATAACCGCCGACCCCAACGTCAATCCCAGTCCTTCCGCACGAGGATAGTATCCTTCTTGAATTTTTTATCATCCGTCTTCGGATGATCAATATTGTAATGGAGTCCCCTGCTCTCCTTTCTTGACATCGCCGACCTTATTATCAGATAGGCCAAAAGCGCGATGTTTCTCAGCTCGATGAGGTCGGAGGTGATCGTAAAGTTCCAATAATAATCGGTGATCTCCCTGTGGAGGGCATTGGATCTCCTCATGGCCCTCTCGAGCCTTTTGTCGGAGCGGACGATCCCGACGTAATTCCACATGAACCTCCTCACCTCTTCCCAGTTCTGGGTGATGACCACCTCCTCGTCGCTGTCCACGGCGTCCTTCGGGTCCCAGGGGGGCGCCTCGGGCGGCTTTATCTTCAGGGCCTTTATCTCTTCTGCGGCCCTCCTTGCTCCCCTGTCCGCATAAACGACCGCCTCGAGAAGCGAGTTCGACGCCAGCCTGTTGGCGCCGTGAAGGCCGGTCATCGTGACCTCGCCCCCGCAGTAGAGGCCCTCAACGCTGCTCTTTCCGTTTTTGTCCACGACCACCCCCCCGCACATGTAGTGGGCCGCCGGAACCACCGGTATAGGACTTGTCGTAATGTCTATTCCGAACTGAAGGCACTTCCCGTATATGTTCGGAAAGCGCTCCCTGATGAAGGACGCTTCCCTGTGGGTGATATCCAGGAATACGCAGTCATCCCCCGACCTCTTCAGCTCGCTGTCTATGGAGCGGGCCACGATATCCCTCGGGGCGAGATCCTTCATTTCGCTGTACTTTTTCATGAACGGCTCGCCATTGGCAAGGCGTAGGATCGCCCCCTCGCCTCTCACCGCTTCCGAGATAAGAAACGACTTCGCATCGGGATGATAAAGACAGGTGGGGTGAAACTGGACGAACTCCAGGTTTCCCACCTCGGCGCCCGCCCGGTAGGCCATGGCGATCCCGTCTCCCGAGGCGATGTCCGGATTTGACGTGTAGAGGTAGACCTTTCCCGCCCCTCCCGACGCGAGATAAGTTATCCTGCCCAAAAACGTCGATACATTCCCCTCATCCGTATCGAGGACGTAGGCTCCCCAGACCCTTTTCGGTATCACGGGGGCTTTCGACATCGTGCGGTCGGTGATCAGGTTCACCGCAATGTGATTTTCAAAAATATCGATATTTTCATTTTCCCTGACCCTCTCAATCAGGGCCCGCTCTATCTCGGCCCCCGTCAGGTCTTTCGCGTGGACTATCCTCCGCTGGGAGTGCCCCCCCTCCATCCCCAGGTCGAATGCGGGAGCGCCGTCACCATCTGTCATAGAGAAGTTGGCCCCCAGCTCGACCAGCTCCCTTATCATGTCGGGGCCGCCCTTCACCACCATCTCCACAACATCCGCGTGACATATCCCCGCGCCGCACTTCAAGGTATCTTTTATGTGATATTCAAAAGAGTCGAGCTTGTTCATCACCGACGCGATTCCCCCCTGAGCGTAGTTCGTGTTTGACTCCTTGTCTTCCTTCTTGGTGATGACTGCAACTCTCCCCGACTCCGAGGCCTTAAGCGCAAAGCTGAGGCCCGCTATCCCGCTTCCGACTACAAGGTAATCGTAAAAGTAAGTTTCTTCCATAAATCCACTTTCCGTTGAATTGATCTCATATTAATTACATATCAACTTTTTAAGACATATTATCTCCGGAGTCAAGGGTAGATTTGACATTTAGACATTTTTACTATATATTGAACCTAAGAGTCAAAAACTTTTACTAAGAAAATTGAATAAAAGGTTAAAATGTCGTTTTTCCGATTAAATAATTCTAAATTTTCCTTGTAATTTACCACTTCTTATATTAAACTATGCATAATTTTAAGGGTATTTACTTATTTGATATATAATTTTATATAAAAGCGAGAAAATGGAAGATTCAAGTAAATCAGGAGCCTCAATCCCTGTGCAAATTCCACTTTCATTGCTGACACTCCTAATTTTTATTTTCATCTTAGCAATTCCGGAAACCCACGCCGATTACTACAAAAAGGTCGAGCCCGATGGGACAATAGTCTTCACGAACATCCCCACCACCAGCGGCTACACAATGATATTCGACGAGTACGAAGAGGAATATGTAACCTACGAAGAATATTACTACAGCACCAGTACCTACGACGGCATAATAAAGGATGCGTCGGTGCTCTACGGGATTGATCCTTCCCTTATCAAGGCGGTTATAAAGACCGAGTCCAACTTCGATCCGAAGGCCGTATCCAAGAAAGGAGCGTGCGGCCTTATGCAGTTGATACCTTCCACAGCCAAGCGTTTCGGAGTTTACGACATCTTCGATCCGAGATCGAATATTTACGGCGGAACCAAATACCTTAATTACCTTATGGATTTTTTCAAGGGAGACCTGACTTTGGTTCTGGCCGCCTACAACGCCGGTGAAAACGCCGTGGTTAAATACAACAATCAGATTCCCCCCTATAAAGAGACAAAAAATTACATCAAGAAAGTTTTGAAGTTCTTGGATTATTACAGCGACAGGCCGCTGGACCTGTAGCATACTCATTATTACATTTTTTTCGAGAGGGTCTTTTTGTCTCCAGACAATAGAAGGATTTCAACCGAGGAAGAATTTCTGAAGTTGTTCAAGGAGGGACGCGAGCTCTTTGACGACGGGAAGGTCGAAGAAGCGAAGCGGACCCTTGAAGACGCCTACAGGCTTTCACCAAGCAGCGAAGGGGTTGAAAACCTGCTGGGGATGATCTACTTCAGTATTGGAGACTTCCCTAAGGCCGAGACCATCTATAAAAAGCTCCTGAAGAGAAATCCAAACAACCTGACTCTCAGGGTCAATCTGGGATTGATATATTTCAAGACTGAAAAATATTTCAACGCCATACGTGAGCTGAACGAGGCGTTAAATATCAAGCCCAACTACGACAAGGCCCATAATTACCTCGGCCTCGTATACGCAGAGCTGGGTAAATATAAAACCGCCCGGGAGGAGTTTTTAAGGGCGGGGTCGAGAAGCATGGCGAGAAAGATGGAGAGCATCATCGCGGGCGTCGTACAGCCGGATTTCTACAAAAAGAAGCAACAGAAAGAGAAGGAGAATCAAGATCAATCCAATCACGAGATTCAAATAGGCGACCTGACCCTTGATCCCGAGCTCAAGGAAATGCTCAGTGATTTTGAAAAGGGCGACAAGATCTCGGAGTCAAAGGATAAGAGCAAGGTGGAGCATATTCGTCTTGACCTGGACAAAGACGGTCTGGTTGAGGCAAAGTCGTCCGACGAAAAGAGGCCCGCGAAAGAAGGGAAAACCGAAACCCAAAGAGAAAAGAAGGCTGAAAAAGAGGATGCCGCCGGAAGAAGCGAATTCGCAATCACCGACAACAATAACCTCGAGATTATCTTTTCAGGCCACACCTTTGCGAGAAGCGGAGGCATAGTGGCGGCCGAGGGCAATCTTGACTTTGAAACCACTAAGAAGAGCCACAAGGGCAAGCAGTCCAAAGATGACCTGGGGGGAGAGGGAAACCCGATCATGAAGATAAAAGGGAATGGCAAGGTGCTTATCTCACCGGGCGACAGGCGAATTACCATCTTTACGATCG includes these proteins:
- a CDS encoding PQQ-binding-like beta-propeller repeat protein, which gives rise to MQEGYYPRAEGLGLTLGSAVISQESQEKEQEIRCGFRRFETGEKILSSPSVVEGLVYIGSADNFL
- the nadB gene encoding L-aspartate oxidase, which gives rise to MEETYFYDYLVVGSGIAGLSFALKASESGRVAVITKKEDKESNTNYAQGGIASVMNKLDSFEYHIKDTLKCGAGICHADVVEMVVKGGPDMIRELVELGANFSMTDGDGAPAFDLGMEGGHSQRRIVHAKDLTGAEIERALIERVRENENIDIFENHIAVNLITDRTMSKAPVIPKRVWGAYVLDTDEGNVSTFLGRITYLASGGAGKVYLYTSNPDIASGDGIAMAYRAGAEVGNLEFVQFHPTCLYHPDAKSFLISEAVRGEGAILRLANGEPFMKKYSEMKDLAPRDIVARSIDSELKRSGDDCVFLDITHREASFIRERFPNIYGKCLQFGIDITTSPIPVVPAAHYMCGGVVVDKNGKSSVEGLYCGGEVTMTGLHGANRLASNSLLEAVVYADRGARRAAEEIKALKIKPPEAPPWDPKDAVDSDEEVVITQNWEEVRRFMWNYVGIVRSDKRLERAMRRSNALHREITDYYWNFTITSDLIELRNIALLAYLIIRSAMSRKESRGLHYNIDHPKTDDKKFKKDTILVRKDWD
- a CDS encoding lytic transglycosylase domain-containing protein, with amino-acid sequence MQIPLSLLTLLIFIFILAIPETHADYYKKVEPDGTIVFTNIPTTSGYTMIFDEYEEEYVTYEEYYYSTSTYDGIIKDASVLYGIDPSLIKAVIKTESNFDPKAVSKKGACGLMQLIPSTAKRFGVYDIFDPRSNIYGGTKYLNYLMDFFKGDLTLVLAAYNAGENAVVKYNNQIPPYKETKNYIKKVLKFLDYYSDRPLDL
- a CDS encoding tetratricopeptide repeat protein, whose protein sequence is MSPDNRRISTEEEFLKLFKEGRELFDDGKVEEAKRTLEDAYRLSPSSEGVENLLGMIYFSIGDFPKAETIYKKLLKRNPNNLTLRVNLGLIYFKTEKYFNAIRELNEALNIKPNYDKAHNYLGLVYAELGKYKTAREEFLRAGSRSMARKMESIIAGVVQPDFYKKKQQKEKENQDQSNHEIQIGDLTLDPELKEMLSDFEKGDKISESKDKSKVEHIRLDLDKDGLVEAKSSDEKRPAKEGKTETQREKKAEKEDAAGRSEFAITDNNNLEIIFSGHTFARSGGIVAAEGNLDFETTKKSHKGKQSKDDLGGEGNPIMKIKGNGKVLISPGDRRITIFTIDSEEVFYVNESSILAFQSGISWENGSIKLLKDDVLDILQIKGKGDFAVLSRTNPVVKEIVEGSPFKVKIGTFIGWQGKIIPKVVNISQKKDESKAVDIPFIEFAGKGKVIIE